The Onthophagus taurus isolate NC chromosome 6, IU_Otau_3.0, whole genome shotgun sequence region TCCGGCAAAATTCCCCCCaactccatctcctcctccaATCTTCCCAGCAGTATCTTCGTGTATACCTTGTATGCCGAGTCTAGTAGGTTAATTCCCCTGTAGCTCTCTACACTTCTTCTTCAATCTCCTAAGCACCGCCTCCATCTCCTCTTCTGCTATCTCCTCTCCCCCATCTCCCTCATATCCTCCCAACCCCGTTAGCCTCGTTTCATCCCCTCCCAATAATCTCATAAAGTAACTCTTCCATTCTCTCATGTGTATTTCGCTGATTATCGTCTCCCTACCCTTCTTTCCTTTTTTCAGATACCTCCAGATCTCCCCTTCCCTTGTTATCCCCCTAATCTCTGCCGCCTCCTTCCCCCTCAATTCTGTTTTCTTTCTACTGCATAACTCTCCCACTTTAAACCTTTCCACCCTCTCCCACATTTCCTGATCCACCAATACATAATCAATCACAGATGTCCCCCTCGCCCCGATGTAAGTATACTCCCCTTCCTCTCCTTCCTCTTTATTCCCATTCAGTATCTCCCATCCGTTCTCCTCCACCCATCTCAGCATTTCTGTTCCTTTTCCATTCCGCACAGTATCCTTCGACCGCCGTCGTCCCTCCTCTCCCCATATCTCAACCCTTCCCCAACTGTAATTTGTATGTCTTCGTCTATGTTTATTGTATCTTCTCGTCGCAGTGTATGTCGCTTATTAGGTTGGTCTCTGCTTTTTGAATACATGTCCATGAAGTAGTTTTTCCACCTATCTGCAGAgatgttatttatttgtactgtctcgtttatttcctttttttgctGCTCTGGGCATATTCCATATGCGCTTtgccatattgaaaatatttaaaaatttcttaactttgaagGACCATTCTTCTTAGCAATTTAGGGGTTtagaccaaaaatttttactctagcatttgtgattaaaattatgccacgacttataGTCTCCGATATTTCTGGTGGTTTTTATGACCCTCAGAAACAGTAGTGGCAGTAATTATCACCCGGAAAAAGTACCTGGACATGATTTATGATAGGTCCTCCTAGGGAACTAGGTCCAGGGACgcacttcttttttattttattttaaattgaacaaaataaaacagaaatgtagtaaagaatataaatttacttatacttaaatgattttacaaaaaaaagcaagtattaatttataatataaaaattaaaacatattttttataattatcttAGAATTAGTGTGAAAAgataatacattttatagtaataatcataaattatttaagcaaaTGTACTTTTTagatagatttaaataaattgttgtattttcaCACAAAGTAAtgatatttaagtttttaaatattatgttattgaaattttcgttAAATAATCGTTAAGAGTTTGGGGTTGTATACAGGTACCCCATCTTTGTTCGTTATATGACTGCAATTAAGTCATAAAAACCACCAGAAATATCGGAAACTATACagaaacactctgtatatttttatacaatttgttttcattgtttatcttaagaactaaaggagattttcaaatactagttttatcattaaaaaggtGACTCAACAAGAAACAATATCACGggtttttactaaaaaaaaatgttgtatataaATGAACAAATTTGCGAACTGTTCTATAAGAAATCGAAATCTAACGATTTCGATAAGAGATgatgaataatttataatctttaaaggtattaaaatttttattagaaattcagtcgaatcaaaaaaaattataataataaaataatgatattataaaaaagataaaatgtatatgtgtgaaaatattaatcaaaatttgttgatgaaattttcatacacCATTTCTTTTACCgaaacttttatacaaaaattccaTCACGAATCTTATAAAGGTACCGATCCATGCGTAAAATTAACTCGAACAAGAAATCGGTAAAATTCGCCAGTAGGTAGCTTGAAGTGCACCTTTATTATACTTTAGTACCGTTTAcaaccataaaaaaaaacaaaataataaaaatgaagcaaatttttttcatcgcaTACTTTTTAATTGGCTTCTTCATGGATTCAGTGGGGATAGTGTGCAGCAACCAACGTCTGGTTCGAATCTGGATGTAGATCGACTCACAGCAGTCGGTTCCAATCAGTGCTTGAAAACGCGTTGACTGAAGCGGTTTTCTTTTACTATACTCACAGTCAGGTGTCTCAGCGATCctttttttaacttcttcGAGTGTCTCTTTGAAGTTTTGCGGCCCGACATTTAGAAAACCAcaaggtattttttttttatttaatccatTTAACAACTTTCACAATAACACATAAAATTTTCGTTTGAGTAATTTTATAGAAAGCGTATATTTATGCCAATTGTCTTTTTATTTGTGTTGCTTATGTATCACGTTGGCACTTTAAAGAATTGTTGTACTTAGGCCAATATCTAGATTTAGTTTATTTGCCGGTTCTGTTATAACGTAAAAGATTTTCACTTTATTTGTAACGTGTTAATCTTGTAAACACACACAAGAATAACTAATTGTGACATTTAGTACTCCTTTCAGTATAcacaacaaaacataagacgcTTCAGTTTCGAAACTTTATACCTCGACGTAAAACAGATTTGCATATGTATATGGTGGTTATCCTGAAGTCGGTATCTTCACCAATTTACTTGACATGACTTTAACTATTTGCTTATTCATGGGAGAAACAGAAAGTTCTCGCGAAATCTAGATGTTACACgaacgaattttaaaaatattccaagaatgttaaatatatctaagtaacttttttatcttaaaaccTCATTCTCTCATAATTTTGCGGTTATCacatttatttcgttttatttgaaagaaaTGTTAACTATTTATAAATAGTGAGGTAATGGAAAATGTAAACATCTCATCGTggctttcaatttttttttaaatttgtaatccAAGAAATCCGCGGCGCTACAAATGAGTCACGTAAGAGAGAGTAACTTTATACCCACTACAAATGTTTCAACTTCATGAAGTTGTTTTCCacttaaatttgttttctaatCCCCTCTTTTTGGCGTTTGGGCGTGATTGAAATTGTGTTTCCAATTTTCTGGCACCAGTTACTTTAAACACTGTAATAAAATTGCAGTGAGTAAtgtgaaaatttcaaattcgttctttgaaacaaaaagaattgttaTTTGTGATACTTTAAAGACTGGAAGCTAATCATCTCGTAGTATTTAGAGGCCATTATAGCACAGACAGTGTTACCATAACGTCGTCATTAAAGCATCGTTTGCAAAACCTGTTTTCGATCTTGTGTGGTATCTCTTTGCAAAGAATTTAAAAGCTAGAACAAAAAGAATAGAACAAACAGGACGCTTCATTCATTCATTAAATAATGGTTAATTTTATTGGCTTTATTTTATCCATTTATCAATTTCCAATTGAATTAACAAAGATATAATGGTTCGATTGATTCGATTTGGTCGGTTTTCCAGTGCGGTTAACGCAGACGAAAAGAACAAAACAATCGGTTCGGATATATATCTTTCTAAATGTGGGCGTCACAGTCTGCACACAAAGTCAAGGTAACTGCACCGATAGAGTTCTATTTTGTGTTTCATTCCATATAACacacataaaattttatattattcaaAGAATTTCATTCACAGCAatgtttttattcataatatgatgcatcaaaattaaaacggaaTCTAACTTGCTCTTCCAGTtttcttaaacaaaaaaacgttgTAAATGTTTGTATCTAGAAGCAGAAGCTTTTAATATTACCGTTACAGGAATTAATCAAACTTGTTTACAAATCAAAGCGTTATGTTAAAATACAAGCTTTAGACAATgaatattcaataaatttaatttgttcgACATCAAAGTTGAcgtataaaatgtaaaattccCAAATTAAACTGCCGGATGTGTCTGTTATAAACAAGATGTTGTTTGGATCTCGTCTCGGAAAGATTTTATTTCGTcgtcacaaaaaaaaattgtttcaaatccCATTCAAGAAATCTATAGATAATTAATCAATAGGTTTCTAGCAGATAACTCTTGTTGCTTCTTTTACCTCAATCATCGTCTTTCTAGTATATTTGTACTCATAGGTATGCTCCCGCATCACTTTCATTGAGGAAATTTAAAAGTGAAAGTGAGTATGAGTGTCTCGCCTTAATCCTTTCTGCCTCAGCAACGCTTTATCTGGAATTGGTTTTATAGCATTAATTAAAGGAGGCGGACCCATCATCAATTAAAGTGTAGATGTCAGTAAAAGTGTAATTtgctttctttatttattgttaatttgcCTTGCAAAAGTTTTgccaaaatattaattgaagttAGTATCAATTTTCATTAGAATTATGACTTGctcaatttttgcaaaaacgttACTTGCAGATGTGTTGAATGTACACCCAACTCTTTTTTTACACGGTAGATACGTTCCTTAGAAAACCGTGCAAAAGAAAATCgtgtaaaaaaagttataataaaatgtatattacatatttaaaaaagaaaagctatttattagtttaaaaaaaaatagtgcACGTTTATTACGGACTTGACCAAAAGCGCTATTATGCGCTTTTTTTGCTGCTGTTTTTTTGGTTTCTCAATATGCTTATATAATTCTTCCTATCCAGCTACACATAACTTAAGACTACGTTGAAATTTCAATGTACGCTCCATGTCAGGATCATGAGTAAGAAAATGTTGTTCCATACTTGTGAATTAAATCAGCTTTAATAGCTGAACTTCATCTTCTACCTTGTCATTatcgatttctttattttcacaaATTGTCATAAATTCGATCAAATCATCTTCATCCAAAGGGCTTTTTCGCATCAATTCATCAATATCAGCCGTTTGAATGTTGTTAAAACCGTTTTCACCAATTGTATTTGATAGAGTTATAATTTCAGAACACACAGCTGATTTTTCTACTACAAAACTTCCACTTTTGACGCATGCTggcaatatttttttccaacaagCATTTAAGGTTGATAGGCGCAATTGTTTAATGGCAACAGAAGCAAGTGTAATGCAATCCATAATCGTAAACTTTCTCCATGCTTCCAAAACAGTCAAATTTGTTTCTTCAAACCTTTTTCTTCCATATATTTCTGGACTTCAAGAACAAAGCAGTTGTTGAACCAATTTGTAAACAGATCAGCCGTCATCCATGCTTTTTTATTCGCCATGAAATGGACTGGAAGTTGTTTAATGTTCTTACCTCTTAATGCTCGTGGCATAAGAGATTTGTTGATTAACAAAGGCTTTCACATTTTATCACCAGATGCGTTACTTCATAACAAGAAAGTCACTCGATCTTTGGCCGCTTTAAAACCACCAGCTGATTTTTCAGATTTTGCTATGTAAGTCCTTTCGAGCATTTTCTTCCAAAACAATCCCGTTTCATCGGCATTAAATATTTGTTCTGGAGTATAACCCTCTTCAACGATTTTTGCTAGTTTATCTGGAATGGTTTTTGCAGCATTTTCGTCTGCTGATGCTACTTCttcctttatttttacattgtGAAATGCGTGTCTTTTTATAAAACCTGTCAGCCATCCTTCATTTGCATTAAATGCCAGTTTCTTCGTTGCCTGAAGACTTGTTGATGGTTCCAATTCCTGAAGTTGGTTATATATTCTAAGtgctttttcttttgtatgttTCCCATCAATAAGTATTCTTTTTGACTGTAAATCTTCTATCCAAAACACCATGTGTTTTTCCGTTTTCTCTAAGAACTTACTTTCGAACCAGAAATTACGGGTTGTCGAATGGAATTCTCATTTTTTCTAATTGTTCTTATAGTCGCTTCGTTTAAACCAAAAGCTTTGCCAACAGATGTAGGACCTTCGCCTTTCTTTAGACAGTAactaacatttttagtttagttTCTAAGGAAATTGCTTGTCTCTACGGAAGTTGTTGTTTAGGCATTTTATTAAACAcaataacacaatttaataacacaatATTGCCTTTTTTAGTAGCAAGGAATTATCATCGTTACAAATAATACACTGGAAATTTCACcatcgaattaaaaaaactttaatttaaacaaccactgttaacacaaaataaatactGAATAACGAAATCCTGTGTTCAAGTTGAAGCACAAcgagataaagaaaaaagtgatCATAAAATTCTGGTATCCCCCGTAGTAGACCAAGTTATAAACATGTGACGAGACTAAATAGCTGTATTCAACATTCAGACgtcttttgtaataaatattgtgtTGTTGTTGCTAATAAGGACTGTACACTTGCTGACAATACAACTGGTGATGACATACTAGTTGCTTTTGCTTCTAATTACTAGTGTTCGTTAAGACTATACTTACTGTGTAGGAGGGATATTCTATTGAATTTGGATTGAGTTGTTTAAAAGTGGCTTCGTGGACACTTTTCAGTAACATggtgtcttctttaaaataataatgttgcaAGATATATCATTCGACTATGCCCAACACTGCCATTGACACCCCATTCATAAATATTATCATTTGTTCTTACACCTTGTGAGTcaggtttaaaaattttaagttgtaCTGTGATCAATCTGTTATGGTTACTTTCAAAAAAGTGTTCGAATTTAATGCTCTTAGACAAAACAAATTGTATGCGCTGATTGTAGATAGATATCCTGGATGTTTAGCTCCATTGCCAATTAGACGTAGAACTACAGATTTGTACAGCGAAAGAGATATACGTGATTGTAGTCCATTTGTAAGCTCTAATCTCATTGGGGCAATAAGGTTTGAGAGACACATTGAAAGTGTCGTTGTGGATCGTTGCCTGGATAGATTGCaaccacaaaaaaattataggtTGTTCCGGCAGtccattattataaattagtaTCTTCAATTTATCTCACCTCATTTCTTGATGTTCCAGCTCTTCCAAACGTCATGACCTCCAATAATCCGCCATATTTTCAACTTTCTtaaggaaaataattttaaataaagctTATATTTGCCATCATAAGATGAAGATATCTTCCTTTCTTTAAATGCAATTATGTAACTAAGATAATTTTATCTGAGCTGCAGCTTATCCATAATTTTACGAAGTCTTTTAATAGCCGTCTTGCATTGAAAAGGTTTCTGTATAATTTTCTCCTTGCCTTAAAACTCCTTGATATTGGATCTCATAGAGGATCATTTAGATAGACTGTACAGGTTTGAGAGACACATTGAAAGTGTCGTTGTGGATCGTTGCCTGGATAGATTGCAACCACTAAAAAATTATAGGTTGTTCCGGCAGTCCATTATTATAAATTGGTATCTTCAATTTATCTCACCTCATTTCTTGATGTTCCAGCTCTTCCAAACGtcatggatttatcttcagtCACTCTGACCTCCAATAGTCCGCCATATTTTCAACTTTCTtaaggaaaataattttaaataaagctTATATTTGCTATCATAAGATGAAGATATCTTCCTTTCTATAGATGCAATAATGTAACTAAGATAATTTTATCTGAGCTGCAGCTTATCCATGATTTTACGAAGTCTTTTAATAGCAGTCTGCATTGAAAAGGTTTCTGTATAATTTTCTCCTTGCCTTAAAGTTCCTTGATATTGGATCTCATAGAGGATCATTTAGATAGACTGTACAGGTTTGAGAGACACATTGAAAGTGTCGTTTTGGATCGTTGCCTGGATAGATTGCACCCACTAAAAAATTATAGGTTGTTCCGGCAGTCCATTATTATAAATTGGTATCATCAATTTATCTCACCTCATTTCTTGATGTTCCAGCTCTTCCAAACGtcatggatttatcttcagCCACTCTGACCTCTAATAATCCACcatattttcaacattcttaaggaaaataattttaaataaagctTATATTTGCCATCATAAGATGAAGATATCTTCCTTTCTTTAAATACAATTATGTAACTAAGATAATTTTATCTGAGCTGCAGCTTATCCATAATTTTACGA contains the following coding sequences:
- the LOC139429976 gene encoding tigger transposable element-derived protein 1-like produces the protein MVFWIEDLQSKRILIDGKHTKEKALRIYNQLQELEPSTSLQATKKLAFNANEGWLTGFIKRHAFHNVKIKEEVASADENAAKTIPDKLAKIVEEGYTPEQIFNADETGLFWKKMLERTYIAKSEKSAGGFKAAKDRVTFLL